From Coffea arabica cultivar ET-39 chromosome 10e, Coffea Arabica ET-39 HiFi, whole genome shotgun sequence, one genomic window encodes:
- the LOC113712666 gene encoding uncharacterized protein isoform X2, giving the protein MADHQPIEGSSTSNVSGGSPESTVELNIKTLDSQIYSFHADKDMPVSALKEKIASQIGVPVEQQRLIFRGKVLKDDHLLSEYYVENGHTLHLVERQATQQQPSSSSDNGNTRTNTGRVGQEPGGPGGSRNRMGQISHSVVLGTFNVGEQGENVGSDLSRVIGAVLNSIGIGGQPGTQPSVQVPQRSATGGVRNDAGHQNQGGNQSQPGQSFNSQPMPHAVQIPLGAAVALPSLNMPIPDSLNTIYEFVNRLEQAMSQQGYQPSQSPNITGDPRTTQLPATTPGVPTPEALSNVLRHAQHLLGGHAVAALSHVAGRLEQEAGSNDPTIRGQIQTESAQVGLAMQHIGALLLEIGRTMLTLRMGQSPAESSVNAGPAVYVSPSGPNPIMVQPFPLQTSSLFGSSASAPSNPGAFGPVGIGNISRHVNIHIHTGTPLGPFVSGVGARMNNGEGTLGERANGTASGESAQSRVQGVTNVNTTAVPLRPAVVAVSGTLEPSVGVSLPPDLFPLSTVVPEVNSQIRNFVGNIRGGHQASSESSTVQERAVGAAAAGDEGRSNEQNNISSGHGFGETSQLFPGVSNTTNQETQPSGHQPSNSKDSGVAVNPKYEPSSSSLGGSNEPSSTPVVVTVEGASSSSQAMDTTGGSSTTPLGLGLGSLQPKRRSRQSRSQSNSGSSSLVTSNQTEQPRIAGQQVLQSLASLAARSNGNTQASGQLSQPAGVVVDSLPPAEENADGQFDIGNAMSQVLQSPALNGLLAGVSQQTGIGSPNALRNIMEQLTQNPAMRNTVNQIAQQIDNHDLGNMFSSLGGGQGGGFDLSRMMQQMMPIVSQALGGDSTGPQPTLAMGPDLMGSRSRRDVVSTVENSQPDQVDIQQVARGIEQQSPPGEIFRSMVENALQLCEGDNVQGNVVNELCSDEGLANEFMEMLRQDISRRLDDRSSP; this is encoded by the exons ATGGCGGATCATCAACCCATTGAAGGGTCAAGCACGAGTAATGTTTCCGGTGGAAGTCCTGAATCAACTGTGGAGCTGAACATCAAGACTCTTGACTCCCAGATTTACAGCTTTCACGCAGACAAGGAT ATGCCAGTTTCAGCATTGAAGGAGAAAATAGCTAGTCAAATTGGTGTTCCTGTTGAGCAGCAACGACTTATTTTTAGGGGCAAGGTCTTGAAGGATGATCATCTTCTTTCTGAATATT ATGTTGAAAATGGACATACGCTACATTTAGTTGAGAGACAGGCTACTCAGCAGCAACCTTCGTCTAGTTCAGATAATGGCAATACCAGAACAAACACTGGAAGAGTTG GGCAAGAACCTGGTGGTCCTGGTGGCTCACGCAATCGTATGGGACAAATTTCACATAGTGTTGTTTTGGGGACATTCAATGTTGGTGAACAAGGTGAAAATGTCGGGTCAGATCTGAGTCGG GTCATTGGGGCTGTCTTAAACTCCATTGGAATTGGGGGTCAGCCTGGTACACAACCTAGCGTGCAG GTCCCCCAGAGGAGTGCAACAGGAGGAGTAAGAAATGATGCTGGCCACCAAAATCAGGGGGGAAACCAGTCACAGCCTGGGCAATCATTTAATAGTCAACCTATGCCTCATGCTGTGCAAATTCCCCTTGGTGCTGCTGTTGCTCTTCCTTCACTCAATATG CCGATTCCTGATTCTCTGAACACAATTTATGAGTTTGTAAATCGCCTGGAGCAGGCGATGTCACAGCAGG GATATCAGCCTAGCCAATCACCTAATATCACCGGTGATCCACGCACAACTCAACTGCCTGCAACCACTCCTGGTGTTCCAACACCAGAGGCGTTGAGCAATGTCTTGCGGCATGCCCAGCATCTTCTTGGTGGTCATGCTGTAGCGGCATTATCT CATGTTGCAGGGCGCTTGGAGCAGGAAGCAGGTTCTAATGATCCAACAATAAGGGGACAAATTCAGACTGAGTCAGCACAAGTAGGCCTTGCAATGCAGCACATAGGTGCTCTTCTTCTAGAGATTGGGAGAACAATGCTGACTCTGCGAATGGGACAATCTCCG GCTGAATCTTCTGTCAATGCTGGACCCGCAGTTTACGTATCTCCTTCAGGTCCTAACCCTATCATGGTTCAG CCGTTTCCTCTTCAGACCAGCTCCCTGTTTGGTAGTTCTGCTTCAGCTCCATCAAATCCTGGGGCTTTCGGACCTGTTGGAATTGGGAACATTTCAAGACATGTAAATATTCATATACACACTG GGACACCGCTAGGTCCTTTTGTTTCTGGGGTTGGAGCCAGGATGAACAATGGGGAAGGAACTCTGGGCGAACGTGCCAATGGCACTGCTTCTGGTGAATCTGCTCAATCGCGAGTTCAAGGTGTCACAAATGTCAACACAACAGCTGTTCCATTACGACCTGCAGTTGTTGCTGTCTCTGGTACCCTAGAACCCAGTGTTGGTGTTTCACTGCCTCCAGATCTTTTTCCACTGTCGACAGTAGTACCGGAAGTGAATtcacaaatcagaaattttgttGGCAATATTCGGGGTGGACACCAGGCCTCATCAG AGAGTTCAACTGTTCAAGAGAGAGCTGTCGGTGCTGCTGCTGCTGGAGATGAAGGTAGGAGCAATGAACAGAATAATATCTCGTCTGGCCATGGATTTGGGGAGACTAGCCAACTATTCCCTGGTGTTTCTAACACGACAAATCAGGAG ACACAGCCTTCTGGCCACCAGCCTAGCAATAGTAAGGATAGTGGTGTTGCTGTGAACCCAAAATATGAACCTTCCAGCAGTTCACTTGGGGGCTCTAATGAACCATCAAGCACCCCGGTGGTAGTAACTGTAGAAGGGGCTTCAAGTTCCAGTCAAGCCATGGATACAACTGGTGGTTCATCCACTACTCCTCTTGGGTTGGGCCTTGGAAGTTTGCAACCTAAG AGGCGAAGTAGGCAATCAAGGTCTCAAAGCAACAGTGGTAGTAGCTCTTTGGTCACTTCTAATCAGACTGAACAACCTAGAATTGCGGGGCAACAGGTTTTGCAATCTCTTGCATCACTTGCAGCTAGAAGCAATGGAAATACTCAGGCTTCAGGGCAGTTGTCACAGCCTGCTGGGGTAGTCGTGGATAGTCTACCTCCTGCAGAGGAAAATGCTGATGGCCAGTTTGACATCGGCAATGCTATGTCTCAGGTTCTCCAAAGCCCTGCCTTGAATGGTTTGTTGGCAGGGGTTTCCCAGCAAACTGGTATAGGTTCGCCAAATGCTCTGAGGAACATTATGGAGCAACTAACTCAGAACCCAGCCATGCGGAATACAGTCAATCAAATTGCTCAACAGATTGACAACCATGACCTTGGAAACATGTTCTCCAGCTTGGGTGGAGGTCAAGGTGGTGGCTTTGATTTATCAAGAATGATGCAACAAATGATGCCAATCGTTTCTCAAGCTCTTGGTGGTGATTCTACTGGGCCCCAACCAACACTTGCTATGGGGCCTGATCTCATGGGCAGTAGATCAAGGAGGGATGTTGTGTCAACTGTTGAAAACTCTCAG CCGGATCAGGTTGACATCCAACAAGTGGCTCGAGGGATTGAACAACAAAGTCCTCCAGGAGAAATTTTTCGCTCAATGGTTGAAAATGCTTTACAGTTGTGCGAAGGTGACAATGTCCAGGGGAATGTTGTAAATGAATTATGCAGCGATGAGGGGCTTGCTAAT GAATTCATGGAGATGCTGCGGCAGGATATTTCGCGACGACTTGATGATAGAAGTAGCCCCTAG